In a genomic window of Pseudoglutamicibacter albus:
- a CDS encoding DedA family protein: MSLTGLVIATKLGETMDMINDWILHAATAWWVLPVVFIMSVIDGFFPVVPSESLLVGLSSVWASQGFLPVMVLALVGAMGAFIGDQIAYSLGRAVGRQGFKWMRRPAVAKMLVTAEKQLEKRGGVLIFTARYVPIGRVAVNFTAGATGYSRKTFMLFDAIGCLMWGAYSVLIGTVAGQWMESNRLLGIIISICIAMVLGWILDRIVHRVIWRVNPEWEETEPKPKIPRREVHRDPTQQQAEPREPKQAESREQKQAERNPKDPDES, encoded by the coding sequence ATGAGCCTCACCGGTCTAGTCATCGCCACAAAACTCGGCGAGACCATGGACATGATCAACGACTGGATCCTGCACGCCGCCACCGCATGGTGGGTGTTGCCCGTGGTTTTCATCATGTCTGTGATCGACGGGTTCTTCCCAGTGGTGCCTTCAGAGTCTTTGCTCGTTGGCTTGTCCTCGGTGTGGGCCTCTCAAGGCTTCTTGCCTGTCATGGTGCTCGCGTTAGTGGGTGCAATGGGTGCGTTCATCGGCGATCAGATCGCGTACTCGTTAGGCCGAGCCGTGGGCAGGCAAGGGTTCAAGTGGATGCGCAGGCCCGCGGTCGCGAAAATGCTCGTGACCGCAGAGAAACAGCTCGAAAAACGCGGTGGCGTGCTCATCTTCACGGCCCGATACGTGCCAATCGGCCGCGTTGCCGTGAACTTCACCGCCGGGGCCACCGGATATTCACGTAAAACGTTCATGCTGTTTGACGCGATCGGTTGCCTCATGTGGGGCGCATACTCCGTGCTGATCGGGACCGTGGCCGGCCAGTGGATGGAATCGAACCGCCTGCTCGGGATCATCATCTCCATCTGCATCGCGATGGTGCTCGGGTGGATCCTGGACCGCATCGTCCACCGCGTGATCTGGCGCGTGAACCCTGAGTGGGAAGAAACCGAGCCGAAACCGAAAATCCCGCGCCGCGAAGTCCACAGGGACCCAACCCAGCAGCAGGCCGAGCCGCGCGAACCGAAGCAAGCAGAGTCGCGTGAGCAGAAGCAGGCAGAGCGCAATCCGAAAGATCCAGATGAATCCTGA
- a CDS encoding MazG nucleotide pyrophosphohydrolase domain-containing protein: MNPDDEKVTAALERARGIVRLLRSECGWTSALTPQKLAPYLIEEAHEVHDAVASEAPDADLVSELGDVLFQILLHAELGRERGAFDLDDIADALSEKLLRRNTHLFNADGSMRSDPQRSAEAAEAAWAEAKRKEKSAPS; the protein is encoded by the coding sequence ATGAATCCTGATGACGAGAAGGTGACGGCCGCGCTTGAACGTGCCCGCGGCATCGTGCGTTTGCTGCGTAGCGAGTGCGGGTGGACCTCCGCGCTGACTCCACAAAAACTGGCTCCGTACCTGATTGAAGAGGCGCACGAAGTCCACGATGCGGTGGCTAGCGAGGCCCCGGATGCTGACTTGGTGTCCGAGCTGGGGGATGTACTGTTCCAAATCCTGCTCCACGCGGAGCTGGGCAGGGAGCGCGGCGCGTTTGATCTTGATGACATCGCTGATGCGCTCAGTGAGAAGCTGCTGCGCCGCAACACTCACCTGTTCAACGCAGACGGTTCGATGCGCTCGGATCCGCAACGTAGCGCGGAAGCCGCGGAAGCCGCGTGGGCGGAAGCGAAACGGAAAGAGAAATCGGCCCCAAGCTAA
- the eno gene encoding phosphopyruvate hydratase, whose amino-acid sequence MPLIDAVHARQVIDSRGNPTVEAEVLLTDGSLGRAIVPSGASTGEFEAVELRDGDKSRYLGKGVTKAVDNVIDVIGPELQGLVATDQRDIDQIMLDLDGTNNKSKLGANALLGVSLAAAHAASESSNLPLYKYLGGPNAHVLPVPMMNILNGGSHADSDVDIQEFMIAPISAPTFSEALRMGIEVYHSLKAVLNEKGLSTGLGDEGGFAPNLPSNRTALDLIVTAIEKAGYTPGADVALALDVASSEFYKDGVYVFEGENRTAEQMADYYAELVEAYPLVSIEDPLYEDDWAGWKNLTERLGDKVQLVGDDLFVTNPERLERGIKDDTANALLVKVNQIGTLTETLDAITMAQRAGYACMISHRSGETEDVTIADLAVATNAGQIKTGAPARSDRVAKYNHLLRIEEELGEAASYAGASAFPRFKA is encoded by the coding sequence ATGCCTCTGATTGACGCCGTTCACGCGCGCCAGGTCATCGATTCCCGCGGTAACCCAACTGTTGAAGCTGAAGTTCTTCTCACGGACGGCTCGCTGGGCCGTGCGATTGTGCCCTCCGGCGCATCCACCGGTGAGTTTGAAGCGGTAGAGCTCCGCGACGGCGACAAGAGCCGCTACCTCGGCAAGGGCGTCACCAAGGCCGTGGATAACGTCATCGACGTCATCGGTCCAGAACTGCAGGGCCTCGTTGCAACCGATCAGCGTGACATCGACCAGATCATGCTCGACCTGGACGGAACCAACAACAAGTCCAAGCTCGGCGCTAACGCACTGCTCGGTGTATCGCTCGCGGCAGCACACGCCGCTTCCGAGTCCTCGAACCTCCCGCTGTATAAGTACCTCGGCGGCCCGAACGCACACGTCCTGCCAGTCCCGATGATGAACATCCTCAACGGCGGATCCCACGCTGACTCCGATGTCGATATTCAGGAGTTCATGATCGCTCCGATCTCTGCCCCAACCTTCTCTGAAGCGTTGCGTATGGGCATTGAGGTGTACCACTCGCTCAAGGCTGTTCTGAACGAAAAGGGCCTCTCGACCGGCCTCGGCGATGAGGGCGGCTTCGCCCCGAACCTGCCAAGCAACCGCACCGCGCTCGATCTGATTGTCACCGCGATCGAGAAAGCCGGCTACACGCCAGGTGCCGACGTAGCGCTTGCACTCGACGTGGCTTCGTCTGAGTTCTACAAGGACGGCGTCTACGTCTTCGAGGGTGAAAACCGCACCGCAGAGCAAATGGCCGACTACTACGCCGAACTCGTTGAGGCCTACCCGCTCGTCTCCATCGAAGACCCGCTGTATGAAGACGACTGGGCAGGCTGGAAGAACCTGACCGAACGGCTGGGTGATAAGGTCCAGCTGGTCGGGGACGACCTGTTCGTGACCAACCCAGAACGCCTCGAACGCGGCATCAAAGACGACACCGCGAACGCGCTACTCGTGAAGGTCAACCAGATCGGTACCCTCACCGAAACCCTGGACGCCATCACGATGGCGCAGCGTGCAGGTTATGCATGCATGATCTCCCACCGCTCAGGCGAGACCGAGGACGTCACGATCGCCGACCTCGCGGTTGCAACCAACGCAGGCCAGATCAAGACCGGCGCCCCGGCCCGCTCCGACCGCGTCGCTAAGTACAACCACCTGCTACGCATCGAAGAAGAACTCGGCGAAGCCGCATCCTACGCCGGCGCATCCGCGTTCCCACGTTTCAAGGCCTGA
- a CDS encoding FtsB family cell division protein, whose product MSPRRPRVPHAHSAQQARKSEEALRRAQQREHELEQQRAQQREQELQQERERQLRQERERERAEGQPQGPASLAQDTFSATAKGGDKGQQRVEAQAGNSASQRRLAKKQRRLEKTERRRAQREHAQKLAEARAQDTEERKARFHARQQQARQEPSPQGQSQQSQSQQGQAKQGQAKQERGSLAEPPTKPGRGLRAAAIRRRKARINDRLTERAALQGAIRSTGKRTPAEKNKPAPQQPVPAKSLSMRVIVLTIVIAISVVTVFPALTTLGQQTAELNKARADIAKAKSEQERLTRELKRWDDPEYIRQQSRNRLNVYAPGEKLYVPVGKPAKKKLASTNHPSGYRQGLPWVEGLWDSTVSLGVNPTTRFQDSEANAQEPEGEKD is encoded by the coding sequence ATGAGCCCGCGACGCCCACGCGTTCCGCATGCGCACAGTGCACAGCAGGCGCGTAAATCCGAAGAAGCCCTGCGCCGTGCGCAACAGCGTGAACACGAGCTAGAACAACAACGCGCGCAACAGCGAGAACAAGAGCTCCAGCAAGAGCGCGAGCGCCAGCTGAGGCAAGAGCGCGAACGTGAACGTGCCGAGGGTCAGCCACAGGGCCCTGCATCGCTTGCACAGGACACGTTTTCAGCCACCGCTAAAGGTGGCGACAAAGGCCAGCAGCGGGTTGAAGCCCAAGCAGGAAACAGCGCTAGCCAGCGTCGTTTAGCGAAGAAGCAACGCCGCTTAGAGAAAACCGAACGCCGCCGTGCACAACGCGAGCACGCACAGAAACTCGCGGAAGCCCGAGCCCAAGACACCGAAGAACGAAAAGCGCGATTCCACGCCCGCCAACAGCAAGCCAGACAGGAACCATCCCCGCAGGGCCAATCTCAGCAGAGTCAATCTCAACAGGGCCAAGCAAAGCAAGGGCAGGCTAAGCAAGAGCGCGGGTCACTGGCTGAGCCCCCGACGAAACCCGGCCGCGGTCTCCGAGCGGCAGCGATTCGACGCCGCAAAGCCCGCATCAACGATCGCCTCACGGAACGCGCAGCACTTCAAGGCGCGATCCGATCGACGGGTAAGCGCACCCCAGCCGAGAAGAACAAGCCAGCCCCGCAACAACCCGTTCCGGCTAAAAGCTTGTCGATGCGCGTCATCGTGCTCACCATCGTCATCGCGATCTCGGTGGTGACAGTGTTCCCAGCGCTCACAACCCTTGGCCAGCAGACCGCCGAACTCAACAAAGCCCGCGCGGACATCGCGAAGGCAAAGTCGGAACAAGAACGGCTCACCCGTGAGCTTAAACGCTGGGATGACCCGGAATACATTAGGCAACAGTCTCGCAACCGGCTCAATGTGTATGCGCCGGGGGAAAAGCTCTACGTCCCGGTGGGTAAGCCTGCTAAAAAGAAGCTCGCCTCAACCAACCACCCGAGCGGCTACCGCCAAGGGCTGCCGTGGGTCGAAGGGCTGTGGGATTCCACCGTGTCGCTAGGCGTCAACCCGACCACGCGCTTCCAGGACTCAGAGGCAAACGCTCAAGAGCCCGAAGGTGAAAAAGACTGA
- a CDS encoding DUF501 domain-containing protein: protein MTTPAAEALNSEQRVPTEKDVDTVSRQLGRPARDIVEIGARCVCGNPLVATTAPRLSSGIPFPTTYYLTHPVATSACSRVEAEGLMVTMNEQLSKDPELAKAYAAAHEHYLAVRDAIGKRSGVGEVPEIAGVSAGGMPDRVKCIHVLVGHSLAAGPGTNPLGDQALEAIAQWWRPDVCSCQGAWDTEGPAPSKDKSRHVRTQAGDPEKKRLERAAKRAADEASSNSKAGSSAADDTNQAEGN from the coding sequence ATGACGACCCCCGCAGCAGAGGCGCTCAATAGCGAACAGCGGGTCCCCACCGAGAAGGACGTTGACACCGTTTCGCGTCAGCTTGGCCGGCCCGCTCGTGACATCGTGGAGATCGGCGCTCGCTGCGTGTGCGGTAATCCTCTCGTGGCAACCACCGCGCCTCGTCTCAGCTCCGGTATCCCGTTCCCCACGACCTACTATTTGACGCATCCGGTCGCGACCTCGGCGTGCTCACGTGTTGAGGCTGAAGGCCTCATGGTCACGATGAACGAACAACTTTCTAAAGACCCTGAGCTCGCGAAAGCCTACGCAGCAGCGCACGAACACTATCTTGCGGTGCGGGATGCGATCGGTAAGCGCTCCGGCGTGGGTGAGGTCCCTGAGATAGCGGGAGTATCCGCGGGCGGGATGCCGGACCGCGTCAAATGTATCCACGTGTTGGTGGGGCATTCGCTGGCGGCTGGCCCGGGGACCAATCCGCTCGGCGACCAAGCTCTCGAAGCGATCGCTCAGTGGTGGCGCCCCGATGTCTGTTCGTGCCAAGGCGCGTGGGACACCGAAGGTCCCGCACCATCGAAAGACAAGTCCCGCCACGTGCGCACCCAAGCGGGTGACCCGGAGAAGAAGCGACTTGAACGAGCCGCCAAACGCGCGGCAGACGAGGCTAGTAGCAACAGCAAGGCCGGCAGCAGCGCGGCTGATGACACGAACCAGGCGGAGGGTAACTAG
- a CDS encoding Ppx/GppA phosphatase family protein, with the protein MRAAVIDCGTNSVRLLIADMTVTDGEIELTDCVRTMEVVRLGEGVDSHGRVSAEALGRLAKALDGFVATIKRFQPEQTTFVATSATRDAANAEEVHDVVRHHLGVEPRVITGEEEARFSFTGAVSAVDVAPVENVLVLDLGGGSTEFVTGRGGEVTAEVSTQMGAVRYAERFMHSDPPSEEQKEELAQAVGEVLAGISDTIDFSSVDRLVGVAGTVTTVLAHALDLPSYVPERITGAAIPVPLAIAVCGELASFSKKRLADLPYMHPGRVDIMTGGAMILKTILETIQERTGGRVKELAASENDILDGVAIDLMRR; encoded by the coding sequence ATGCGTGCGGCCGTCATCGACTGTGGAACGAACTCCGTCCGACTCCTGATTGCCGATATGACAGTCACTGACGGCGAGATCGAACTCACTGACTGTGTACGCACGATGGAGGTTGTGCGGCTCGGGGAGGGCGTGGACTCTCACGGCCGGGTCTCGGCAGAGGCCCTAGGCAGGCTTGCGAAAGCCCTCGATGGTTTCGTGGCCACGATCAAACGGTTCCAGCCGGAGCAGACCACGTTCGTGGCTACCTCAGCTACCCGGGATGCCGCCAACGCTGAGGAGGTGCACGATGTGGTGCGCCATCATCTCGGGGTCGAGCCGCGCGTCATCACGGGCGAGGAGGAGGCTCGCTTCTCGTTCACGGGCGCGGTCTCTGCGGTCGATGTGGCTCCGGTTGAGAATGTTTTGGTCCTGGACCTTGGGGGAGGGTCCACCGAGTTCGTGACCGGGCGCGGCGGCGAGGTGACTGCTGAAGTATCAACGCAGATGGGTGCGGTCCGTTACGCCGAGCGTTTCATGCATTCTGATCCGCCATCAGAGGAACAGAAAGAAGAACTCGCCCAAGCCGTCGGGGAGGTCCTGGCGGGGATTTCAGACACGATCGATTTCAGCTCGGTTGACCGTCTCGTGGGTGTCGCCGGCACCGTGACTACGGTGCTCGCTCACGCGCTCGACCTGCCTTCCTATGTCCCAGAACGCATCACCGGCGCCGCGATCCCCGTCCCGTTGGCGATCGCAGTGTGTGGCGAACTCGCATCGTTCTCTAAGAAGCGGCTCGCTGACCTGCCGTACATGCACCCTGGCCGGGTCGACATCATGACCGGTGGCGCGATGATCCTCAAAACGATCCTTGAAACCATCCAGGAACGCACCGGCGGGCGCGTCAAAGAGCTCGCGGCGAGTGAAAACGACATTCTTGACGGCGTTGCGATCGATCTCATGCGCCGCTGA
- a CDS encoding NAD(P)/FAD-dependent oxidoreductase — MPSSQQLSQRPRTLVVGGGYLGLYVAKNLQKKVRALGGVVTVVDPLPYMTYQPFLPEVMGGSIEPRHITVPHARWLRHSELVRGSVVRIDHQAKEALVKDDNGEEFTIPYQDVVLAAGAITKTFPIPGLADAGIGVKRVEEAIYLRDHVQERIQFADNTDDPVARKRALRVVVVGGGFNGVETISELHDAAVLAAKRCNNITPADLDFQLVEAMGKIMPEVQEDSAKWVVEHLRDRGITVRLNTSLSDATDRHLKLVSMPGGDPVDEFDVDTLIWTAGVQANPMIRDTDLNVEQRGRLTVDATLRCVDADGNVIEGAWGAGDIAAVPDLSGGGLPDGTCVPNAQHAVRQAPVLASNLLAERYGQGEIKEYKHTNLGAVAGLGYGKGVAKIIKFPMHGFLAWAAHRGYHGMAMPTIERKIRVFSGWINQLIAGRDVWGLRNVNRPFDEFRKAASPKKKADASK; from the coding sequence ATGCCTAGCTCACAGCAACTGTCCCAACGCCCACGTACTCTTGTTGTTGGGGGTGGATACCTCGGTCTTTACGTTGCTAAGAACCTGCAGAAGAAGGTTCGTGCACTTGGCGGCGTCGTCACCGTTGTCGATCCGCTTCCATACATGACCTATCAGCCGTTCCTCCCGGAAGTTATGGGTGGATCGATCGAGCCACGCCACATCACGGTGCCTCACGCACGTTGGCTTCGTCACAGCGAGCTCGTGCGCGGCTCGGTAGTCCGCATCGACCATCAGGCGAAGGAAGCACTCGTCAAGGATGACAACGGTGAAGAGTTCACCATCCCTTACCAGGATGTAGTCCTCGCCGCTGGTGCGATCACCAAGACGTTCCCGATCCCGGGCCTTGCTGATGCCGGCATCGGGGTGAAGCGTGTGGAAGAAGCGATCTATTTGCGCGACCACGTGCAGGAACGCATCCAGTTCGCTGACAACACCGATGACCCGGTGGCGCGTAAGCGTGCGCTGCGTGTTGTTGTTGTGGGTGGTGGCTTCAACGGTGTTGAAACCATCTCCGAACTGCACGATGCGGCGGTTCTTGCCGCTAAGCGTTGCAACAACATCACACCAGCAGACCTTGACTTCCAGCTCGTTGAAGCGATGGGCAAGATCATGCCTGAGGTCCAGGAGGACTCCGCTAAGTGGGTTGTTGAGCACCTTCGCGACCGCGGTATCACCGTGCGCCTGAACACATCGCTCTCTGATGCGACCGACCGCCACCTCAAGCTCGTCTCGATGCCAGGTGGGGACCCAGTCGATGAGTTCGACGTCGACACCCTGATCTGGACCGCGGGCGTTCAAGCCAACCCGATGATCCGTGACACCGACCTCAACGTCGAGCAGCGCGGCCGCCTGACCGTCGATGCAACTCTGCGTTGCGTTGATGCAGACGGCAACGTCATCGAAGGCGCATGGGGAGCAGGCGACATCGCGGCAGTCCCGGACCTCTCCGGTGGCGGCCTCCCAGACGGCACGTGCGTTCCGAACGCTCAGCACGCCGTCCGCCAGGCTCCTGTCCTGGCAAGCAACCTGCTCGCTGAGCGCTACGGCCAGGGCGAGATCAAGGAATACAAGCACACCAACCTCGGTGCTGTTGCCGGCCTCGGCTACGGCAAGGGTGTTGCTAAGATCATCAAGTTCCCGATGCACGGCTTCCTCGCTTGGGCTGCCCACCGCGGCTACCACGGCATGGCGATGCCAACCATCGAACGTAAGATCCGCGTGTTCAGCGGCTGGATCAACCAGCTTATCGCTGGCCGCGACGTGTGGGGTCTGCGTAACGTGAACCGTCCGTTCGATGAGTTCCGTAAAGCAGCTTCCCCTAAGAAGAAAGCTGATGCTTCTAAGTAA
- a CDS encoding peptidyl-tRNA hydrolase, with protein sequence MPAVELIQPIAVLKDPEALATHEDTCLAAALASITAWLAFPDDPMWGPWLHGPDGRGGGQGKSVRRGKPKDFRALENAGAVMVSVGTAQAAALAPTEYPLTGRMKQLQVSGTEFEHAGEPTVYGEMNSPKILHIGIDTVLGMSTGKAAAQSAHAGLTWAMQLSHDELEDWIEDGFPSTLIPLDRDGWRTTATNATVVIRDAGHTEITPGSVTAVAW encoded by the coding sequence GTGCCAGCTGTTGAACTGATTCAGCCGATCGCGGTCTTGAAAGACCCGGAGGCTTTAGCGACCCACGAAGATACGTGTCTTGCCGCGGCGCTTGCTTCCATCACAGCGTGGCTTGCTTTCCCGGATGACCCGATGTGGGGTCCGTGGCTTCACGGGCCCGACGGCCGGGGCGGCGGTCAAGGCAAAAGTGTGCGACGGGGCAAACCGAAAGACTTCCGTGCGCTTGAGAACGCCGGAGCGGTCATGGTGAGCGTCGGGACCGCGCAAGCGGCGGCGCTGGCCCCTACTGAATATCCGCTGACCGGCCGCATGAAGCAGCTGCAGGTTTCTGGAACCGAATTCGAACACGCCGGCGAGCCAACCGTTTACGGTGAGATGAATTCGCCGAAAATTCTGCACATCGGTATCGATACCGTATTGGGGATGTCCACGGGTAAAGCGGCCGCTCAGTCCGCCCACGCAGGGCTGACATGGGCGATGCAGTTGAGCCATGACGAGCTTGAAGACTGGATTGAAGACGGCTTCCCATCCACGCTCATCCCGCTTGATCGCGATGGTTGGCGCACCACGGCAACGAACGCGACCGTGGTGATCCGCGATGCCGGGCACACCGAGATCACACCGGGTTCGGTGACCGCGGTCGCTTGGTGA
- a CDS encoding Bax inhibitor-1/YccA family protein, with protein sequence MAFRSSNPVFKEGNFREKMRNGEGAEAIHAPSAADLDRMYGAPSAQPGQQPPQPPQGYQAPRGNQPPQPPMGYQPQQGYQQPDYAAGDLSVQHGQGGQGERMVMGDVLNKMTILLGLIVASGAVAWFIVMGTVRGAMSGAGIGALGGAIIPMVVIAAIGAFVIAMINQFKRVTSPALSVIYAVLEGFVLGAISAIAEVAYPGIALQAVLGTILVFAVTLGLYRSGKYRTSPRMTRIVMVAAMAYLAFSLVNLGVVVFAGTSMRTGVFGMLIGLFAVLLATYFLVMDFEFIQGAIEQGAPKHVAWTAAFGLTVTLVWIYIEVLRLLMIIREMVDR encoded by the coding sequence ATGGCTTTCCGCAGTAGCAACCCGGTTTTCAAAGAAGGAAACTTCCGCGAGAAGATGCGCAACGGTGAAGGCGCCGAGGCGATCCACGCGCCGTCAGCTGCAGATCTTGACCGCATGTATGGTGCGCCTTCGGCACAGCCGGGCCAGCAGCCTCCGCAGCCACCGCAGGGTTATCAGGCCCCGCGGGGTAACCAGCCGCCGCAACCGCCAATGGGTTACCAGCCGCAACAGGGCTATCAGCAGCCTGACTACGCTGCTGGCGATCTAAGCGTCCAGCATGGTCAGGGTGGCCAGGGCGAGCGCATGGTCATGGGCGATGTGCTCAACAAGATGACCATCTTGCTCGGCCTGATCGTTGCTTCCGGCGCGGTTGCTTGGTTCATCGTGATGGGTACCGTCCGTGGCGCTATGAGCGGGGCGGGCATAGGCGCACTCGGTGGCGCAATCATCCCTATGGTGGTTATCGCGGCGATCGGTGCTTTCGTGATCGCGATGATCAACCAGTTCAAGCGCGTCACCTCGCCGGCCTTGTCTGTCATTTACGCGGTCCTTGAAGGTTTCGTGTTGGGTGCGATCTCCGCGATCGCTGAAGTCGCTTACCCAGGTATCGCTCTGCAGGCCGTTCTCGGCACGATCCTCGTGTTCGCTGTCACCTTGGGCCTGTACCGCTCGGGTAAGTACCGCACCTCGCCACGCATGACCCGCATCGTGATGGTTGCGGCGATGGCTTACCTCGCGTTCTCCCTGGTCAACCTCGGTGTTGTTGTTTTCGCTGGCACCTCGATGCGTACCGGCGTGTTCGGTATGCTGATCGGCCTGTTCGCGGTGCTGCTCGCTACCTACTTCTTGGTCATGGACTTCGAGTTCATCCAGGGCGCGATCGAGCAGGGCGCACCGAAGCACGTTGCATGGACCGCGGCGTTCGGTCTGACGGTCACGCTCGTGTGGATCTACATCGAGGTCCTGCGTCTGCTGATGATCATCCGCGAAATGGTGGACCGCTAA